From the genome of Rhizobium leguminosarum, one region includes:
- a CDS encoding NUDIX hydrolase yields MLNENAQTELVKTLSGRDVAQAGARCYRRTENGGFEMLFVGSRRNGRWGIPEGRVEDGEASSAAALREAFEEAGVAGIVDKTVFGSFSYRKDTSPNRYQVAVHLVHVSRIADKFPEKDVRKTRWFLETALREAAQPGLRMLLSRVETLNL; encoded by the coding sequence ATGCTCAACGAAAACGCCCAGACGGAACTTGTGAAAACCCTGTCTGGTCGCGATGTGGCGCAGGCCGGTGCTCGTTGCTACCGCCGGACCGAAAACGGTGGATTTGAAATGCTCTTTGTAGGTAGCCGACGGAACGGTCGCTGGGGCATTCCGGAGGGGCGGGTCGAAGATGGTGAAGCCAGCAGCGCTGCGGCGCTGAGAGAGGCCTTCGAGGAAGCCGGAGTGGCAGGCATCGTCGACAAAACAGTGTTCGGTTCGTTTTCGTATCGGAAGGACACGAGTCCCAACCGCTACCAAGTGGCCGTCCATCTTGTCCACGTGTCGAGGATCGCGGACAAGTTTCCGGAGAAGGATGTCCGAAAGACGCGATGGTTCTTGGAGACCGCGCTGCGGGAAGCGGCGCAGCCGGGCTTGCGGATGCTCCTGTCGCGGGTTGAGACCCTTAACCTATGA
- a CDS encoding alpha/beta hydrolase family esterase, which produces MKLSLGRSLLKVLRAQKKISKRIEKAVAKTRGRTKRSASRPAKSILIETTAFGSNPGHLVMKSFVPTTRLPKNPALVVLLHGCHQTPESLDAAAGFSKLAKERGFVLLYPQQKRANNSQNCFNWFRPSAVTRDRGEVRSIKQMVEHICERHRIDRSRIFVAGLSAGGALTGALVANYPSLFAGAAIIAGMPFGSARDAMSALRAMKSGAPSPPGGWGRPIADISPEAGAWPPITIWQGMEDRVVKPVNALACVAQWLEVQGIAENSGRLEEKPWGRLQSWKVTNELKVALYSVSNMGHGLPIKKRKSVTAPRSGDPYVIPVEISAPAEMMRLWGLSRLRI; this is translated from the coding sequence ATGAAGCTCAGTCTCGGCAGATCGCTATTAAAGGTCCTCAGAGCCCAAAAGAAGATCAGCAAGCGGATCGAGAAAGCCGTCGCAAAGACCCGAGGCAGAACGAAGCGTTCAGCATCCCGTCCCGCGAAATCGATTTTGATCGAGACAACCGCGTTTGGCAGTAATCCGGGCCACCTGGTGATGAAATCCTTCGTCCCGACCACGCGGCTGCCGAAAAACCCCGCGCTTGTCGTCTTGCTTCATGGCTGCCATCAGACTCCCGAAAGCCTGGATGCTGCGGCCGGCTTCTCCAAGCTTGCGAAAGAGCGCGGTTTCGTTCTTCTTTATCCGCAGCAGAAAAGGGCAAACAATTCGCAAAATTGCTTCAACTGGTTTCGACCAAGCGCCGTCACTCGAGACCGCGGCGAGGTGCGTTCAATCAAGCAGATGGTCGAGCACATATGTGAGCGACATCGCATCGACCGTTCGAGGATCTTCGTCGCGGGGCTGTCCGCCGGCGGGGCGCTGACGGGCGCACTCGTCGCGAACTACCCGTCATTGTTTGCCGGCGCCGCGATCATCGCCGGCATGCCATTCGGATCTGCTCGCGACGCGATGTCGGCCCTGCGCGCGATGAAGTCAGGTGCGCCGTCGCCACCGGGCGGATGGGGACGACCCATTGCTGACATTTCCCCGGAAGCCGGGGCATGGCCTCCGATAACCATCTGGCAGGGCATGGAAGACCGGGTGGTCAAGCCCGTCAATGCGCTCGCGTGTGTTGCCCAGTGGCTCGAAGTCCAAGGCATCGCAGAAAACAGCGGCCGTTTGGAGGAGAAGCCATGGGGCAGGTTGCAGTCGTGGAAAGTCACAAACGAGCTGAAAGTTGCCCTCTATTCAGTCAGCAACATGGGCCACGGGCTTCCGATCAAGAAGCGCAAGAGCGTCACGGCGCCACGATCTGGAGATCCCTACGTGATCCCGGTAGAAATCTCGGCTCCAGCAGAGATGATGCGATTGTGGGGTTTGTCGAGGCTTCGAATATAA
- a CDS encoding type IV toxin-antitoxin system AbiEi family antitoxin domain-containing protein encodes MSQRQIAHTVLTARGISRLAELREAGVTAATISRMERDGEVLRLARGLYQLSDAPLDVHHSLAEAAKRVPKGVVCLVSALAFHGLTDQLPRQVWLAVGQKDWSPKPEGTPIRLVRFTDRLLTEGVETHAVEGVTVKVFGVAKTIADCFRYRNKIGLSVAIEGLQEALRQRKTTPGEIARQAERGTVATVVRPYLEALTANG; translated from the coding sequence ATGTCCCAACGCCAGATTGCCCATACCGTGCTGACCGCGCGCGGAATTTCGCGCCTGGCAGAGCTGCGCGAGGCGGGCGTAACAGCCGCAACCATCAGCCGCATGGAACGCGACGGCGAGGTGCTTCGGCTCGCGCGAGGACTTTATCAACTTTCCGATGCGCCCCTCGACGTTCACCACAGTCTCGCAGAGGCCGCCAAACGGGTTCCCAAAGGCGTTGTTTGCCTCGTTTCGGCCCTGGCTTTCCATGGTCTGACTGATCAGCTCCCGAGGCAGGTTTGGCTCGCCGTGGGTCAGAAGGACTGGTCCCCGAAACCAGAAGGCACGCCCATTCGGCTGGTTCGTTTCACCGATCGTCTGCTGACGGAGGGTGTTGAAACCCACGCTGTCGAGGGGGTGACTGTGAAGGTCTTCGGCGTCGCAAAGACGATCGCCGATTGCTTCCGATATCGGAACAAGATTGGCCTGTCCGTGGCGATAGAAGGCCTTCAGGAAGCGCTGCGCCAGCGCAAAACGACGCCGGGCGAGATTGCTAGGCAGGCTGAGCGAGGAACGGTCGCCACGGTCGTTCGGCCCTATCTCGAGGCACTGACCGCCAATGGCTAA
- a CDS encoding UPF0158 family protein — protein sequence MTVDFSELLDAFEFVSSVGIGENTAFLCKETGKIFWHSDWADDVEEIPDIEDSEEYIRIPEKKELDLGKPLVLKFARHHLPDDSDKVLEIFSREGAYARFKDLLEHRHAIDRWYAFERKATEDALRTWCDDNDIEVSG from the coding sequence ATGACTGTGGACTTCAGCGAGCTTCTGGACGCGTTCGAATTCGTGAGCTCCGTCGGAATCGGCGAAAACACGGCTTTTCTGTGCAAGGAGACAGGCAAGATCTTCTGGCATTCGGACTGGGCGGACGATGTTGAAGAAATACCTGACATCGAGGACAGCGAAGAATACATCCGCATTCCGGAGAAGAAAGAACTCGATCTTGGCAAGCCGCTGGTGCTGAAGTTCGCTCGCCACCACCTGCCCGACGATAGCGATAAAGTTCTGGAGATCTTCAGTCGGGAGGGTGCCTATGCCCGCTTCAAAGACCTGTTGGAGCACAGGCACGCCATCGATCGGTGGTACGCATTCGAGAGAAAGGCCACGGAAGACGCTTTAAGGACTTGGTGCGACGATAACGACATCGAAGTCAGTGGTTGA